The following coding sequences lie in one Candidatus Poribacteria bacterium genomic window:
- a CDS encoding N-6 DNA methylase has protein sequence MPKLNLKPTHKPIRDYYTTLQQYDRHNATHEGAVSNPFAFLLDTCAKQVNATLIPQYAMRTAKGNRIVIDGVVLDEYGLPFAYWEAKDIDDDLAKAIQGKRDAGYPFDNILFQTPHRAILYQNGQNALDVDITEPACLIAALQYLFSYVPPALDNWQTAVSDFREYVPDLASALKVLIDQRHETDPAFKEAFTDFYEICRTSINPELSQDAVEEMLIQHILTERIFRTVFNRSDFTLRNIIAREIENVSHALMRHEVSRDVFLEPLDRFYIAIEQAATLCKDFSQKQHFLNAFYEKFFQGFSEDVADTHGIVYTPQPIVDFMVNSVEHILKTEFDRSLSDTGVHIIDPFVGTGNFIVRLMQDIQGTALEEKYRHELHCNEVMLLPYYIASLNIEQEYFQRTGTYLPFEGIALADTFELLEQQQTELFTRENTERVERQKAADMFVVIGNPPYNMGQINENDNNKNRKYETMDALLKETYSQDSKATNKNALSDPYIKAILWASKRIGNEGVVAFVTNNGFLDGIAFDGMRKHLGQDFTKIYHIDLKGNARTSGERRRKEGGNVFDDQIRVGVGISFFIKKAAATSAPAEVWIYSVDDYLKAREKQKLLADFRDYTNVPMKQRTIDAKHTWLTEGLHAEFDTFVPIGTKEAKAEKGTASDVIFKTYSRGVVTCRDAWAYNFNQDMLTENINKMIENYNAEVARWTQRKTREANVDNFVVSDDTKISWSEALKRNLQRGRTAAFLEENVRESLYRPFTKSNLYFERMLTERVYVFPSIFPTPETETENLVICVSGIGNKGPFMPLMTKIIPCLGLLGSDQCFPFYTYDEDGTNRRENITDWVLTAFQTHYGDDTLTKWDIFHYTYALLHHPVYREKYEMNLKRDLPHIPFAEDFWGFSKAGAALADLHVNYESVPKYDKLRKVETPDMQVNWDVEKMKLSKDKTQLKYNDFLTLDGIPTEVYDYKLGTRSALEWIVDQYRIKVDKRSGIKNDPNREDEPRYIVDLIARVINVSLKTVEIVENLPKL, from the coding sequence ATGCCAAAGTTGAATCTAAAACCCACTCACAAACCGATCCGAGATTACTACACCACCCTGCAGCAATATGACCGACACAATGCTACCCATGAAGGTGCAGTCAGCAATCCTTTTGCCTTTTTGCTGGATACTTGTGCAAAACAGGTGAACGCCACGCTTATTCCGCAATATGCGATGCGCACAGCAAAGGGAAACCGTATCGTTATTGATGGCGTGGTCCTCGACGAATACGGACTCCCCTTCGCCTACTGGGAAGCGAAAGATATAGATGACGACCTCGCTAAAGCCATCCAAGGTAAACGCGATGCTGGCTACCCGTTTGACAATATCCTCTTCCAAACACCGCACCGCGCCATTTTATACCAAAACGGACAGAACGCCTTGGACGTGGACATCACCGAACCGGCATGCTTGATTGCTGCACTTCAATATCTGTTCTCTTACGTCCCTCCCGCGCTCGACAATTGGCAAACGGCTGTCTCCGATTTCAGAGAGTATGTACCTGACCTCGCAAGCGCGTTGAAAGTACTCATCGATCAACGCCACGAAACAGATCCAGCGTTCAAGGAGGCGTTCACCGATTTCTATGAAATCTGCCGCACCTCTATTAACCCTGAACTCTCACAAGATGCTGTTGAGGAGATGCTCATCCAACACATCCTCACGGAGCGCATTTTCCGTACCGTTTTCAATAGGTCAGACTTCACCCTGCGAAATATTATCGCCCGTGAGATTGAAAACGTCAGCCACGCGCTCATGCGGCATGAAGTGAGTCGCGACGTGTTTCTTGAACCGTTAGATCGGTTTTACATTGCTATTGAGCAAGCAGCGACGCTCTGCAAAGACTTCTCCCAAAAACAGCACTTCCTCAATGCATTCTATGAGAAGTTCTTTCAAGGGTTCTCTGAAGATGTGGCGGATACACACGGCATCGTCTATACACCACAACCGATCGTCGATTTCATGGTGAATAGCGTTGAACATATCTTGAAAACCGAGTTTGACAGGTCTTTGTCGGATACCGGCGTACATATCATCGATCCTTTCGTCGGGACGGGGAACTTCATCGTTCGGCTCATGCAGGACATTCAAGGCACGGCGTTAGAAGAGAAATACCGCCATGAGCTGCACTGCAACGAGGTGATGCTCCTGCCCTACTATATTGCGAGTCTGAACATCGAGCAGGAGTACTTTCAACGTACAGGGACATATCTGCCGTTTGAAGGTATCGCGCTTGCAGATACGTTTGAGTTGCTTGAGCAGCAGCAAACGGAACTTTTTACACGCGAAAATACAGAACGGGTGGAGAGACAGAAAGCAGCGGATATGTTTGTCGTTATCGGCAATCCACCCTATAACATGGGACAGATTAACGAAAACGACAACAACAAAAATCGGAAGTACGAGACAATGGACGCGCTGCTAAAAGAGACGTATTCACAAGACTCAAAAGCAACGAATAAAAACGCGCTTTCGGATCCATACATAAAAGCGATACTGTGGGCATCAAAACGGATTGGGAACGAAGGCGTTGTCGCGTTTGTGACGAACAACGGTTTTCTCGACGGTATTGCGTTTGACGGGATGCGGAAACATCTCGGACAGGATTTCACCAAGATTTATCACATTGACCTCAAAGGGAATGCCCGTACTTCCGGTGAACGCCGACGAAAAGAGGGCGGTAACGTTTTTGATGACCAGATTCGGGTCGGTGTTGGTATCAGTTTTTTTATCAAAAAGGCGGCGGCGACCTCTGCACCTGCTGAGGTCTGGATCTATTCCGTTGACGACTACTTGAAAGCCCGCGAGAAACAGAAACTTTTAGCCGACTTCAGGGACTATACAAACGTTCCAATGAAGCAAAGAACGATTGATGCAAAGCATACATGGTTGACGGAAGGTCTCCACGCTGAGTTTGACACTTTTGTCCCAATAGGAACGAAAGAAGCGAAGGCAGAGAAAGGAACGGCATCGGATGTAATTTTCAAAACCTATAGTCGTGGTGTTGTAACCTGCCGTGATGCCTGGGCTTACAATTTCAATCAAGATATGCTGACTGAGAATATAAATAAAATGATTGAAAATTACAACGCGGAAGTGGCACGATGGACACAACGGAAAACCCGGGAGGCAAACGTTGATAATTTTGTGGTGAGTGATGACACAAAAATCAGTTGGAGTGAGGCACTAAAACGGAACTTACAAAGGGGAAGAACCGCTGCCTTTTTGGAAGAAAATGTGAGGGAATCTCTTTACCGGCCATTTACCAAATCAAACCTCTATTTTGAGCGAATGCTGACCGAGCGAGTATATGTTTTCCCCTCGATCTTTCCTACACCTGAAACGGAAACAGAAAATCTGGTAATTTGCGTCAGCGGCATAGGAAACAAGGGGCCTTTTATGCCGTTGATGACAAAGATAATTCCATGTCTTGGCTTACTCGGTTCAGATCAATGCTTTCCCTTCTACACCTACGATGAGGACGGCACAAACCGACGAGAAAACATCACCGATTGGGTGTTGACAGCGTTCCAAACCCACTACGGCGATGACACCCTCACCAAGTGGGACATCTTCCACTATACCTACGCCCTCTTGCACCATCCCGTTTATCGTGAGAAGTATGAGATGAACCTCAAGCGCGATTTACCGCATATCCCTTTTGCTGAAGACTTTTGGGGTTTCTCCAAAGCGGGTGCGGCGTTGGCGGACCTCCACGTCAACTATGAATCCGTTCCGAAATACGATAAACTCCGAAAGGTTGAAACCCCCGACATGCAAGTCAATTGGGATGTTGAGAAGATGAAACTCTCTAAAGACAAAACGCAGTTGAAATATAACGATTTTTTGACGTTGGACGGCATCCCCACAGAAGTTTATGACTATAAGTTAGGGACGCGTTCTGCTTTGGAGTGGATCGTGGATCAGTATCGTATCAAGGTAGATAAACGGAGCGGTATTAAAAACGACCCAAACCGCGAGGATGAACCGCGGTATATTGTGGACTTAATTGCGCGTGTTATCAACGTGAGTCTAAAGACGGTGGAAATCGTCGAAAATTTGCCTAAATTGTAG